One window from the genome of Enterococcus haemoperoxidus ATCC BAA-382 encodes:
- a CDS encoding DUF5808 domain-containing protein yields MNFFLYLLLVGVNFLMAFAGRIPANPHKNVLLETTLPKDKLQDDQVLLVSRTYKKRLLQLALVFTIIALPIVLIPYDSLTLLYFLVMIIGMIGASFYLQVVYIRKMTTVKVKNNWILPTSPILVDTTLVANKNRKLISVWWFLPSILITLSGCIYAFTTLGLSNGTWLICLISLLIMGMFLLFYYFIARFPVKSVTSNGTINQKVNDQMRHHWSVLMAVSAFVLSPLAFLPTSSLVVPYEQMMAFSIGYTILILVFVIFTFYYLFSSRKKQDDLIAQAKEYRYSDEDQYWKYGIYINPNDKRIMVPDRVGMNISVNLGRPVGKLTLGLTGILVLVALVGASIPMLISDFSSNPFELTTTHNGISLSAPLSQHKQIAWNEIESVKLVDNLPKDKLRIFGTATENYLTGEFQVNSEPAYLLVLTDKKPILEIKTKDKLYYYTNKDSSLTEKYYRTIQDTRRK; encoded by the coding sequence ATGAATTTTTTTCTTTATTTATTACTTGTTGGGGTCAACTTTTTAATGGCATTTGCTGGGAGAATTCCTGCAAATCCGCATAAGAATGTTCTTTTAGAAACGACTTTACCTAAAGATAAACTGCAAGATGATCAAGTTTTATTGGTTAGTAGAACGTACAAAAAAAGATTGCTGCAATTGGCGTTAGTTTTCACTATTATCGCTCTGCCGATTGTTTTGATTCCTTATGATTCTTTGACATTGCTCTATTTTCTGGTAATGATCATTGGCATGATTGGGGCTTCTTTTTACTTACAAGTTGTCTATATTCGTAAAATGACGACAGTAAAAGTCAAAAATAATTGGATTTTACCAACAAGCCCAATTTTAGTTGATACAACGTTAGTAGCCAATAAAAATCGTAAATTGATTTCTGTTTGGTGGTTTTTACCTAGCATTTTGATTACTCTTTCAGGTTGTATTTATGCATTTACAACCCTTGGATTGTCTAATGGCACTTGGCTTATTTGCCTTATTTCTCTCCTTATAATGGGAATGTTTTTACTTTTTTATTATTTTATTGCACGTTTTCCAGTTAAATCCGTCACAAGCAATGGAACAATCAATCAAAAGGTCAATGACCAAATGCGTCATCATTGGTCTGTTTTGATGGCTGTTTCAGCATTTGTTTTGAGTCCTTTGGCTTTTTTGCCAACTAGTTCTCTAGTAGTTCCTTATGAACAAATGATGGCATTTTCAATTGGTTACACTATCCTTATACTTGTATTTGTCATTTTCACTTTTTATTATTTATTCTCCTCTAGAAAAAAACAAGATGACTTGATTGCACAAGCGAAGGAATACCGTTACAGTGATGAAGATCAATACTGGAAATACGGAATCTATATTAATCCGAATGATAAAAGAATCATGGTACCAGATCGCGTTGGGATGAATATCTCTGTCAATTTAGGCAGACCCGTTGGAAAATTAACTTTAGGTCTAACCGGAATTTTAGTTTTGGTTGCTCTAGTTGGAGCAAGTATCCCGATGCTGATCAGTGATTTTTCGAGTAATCCATTTGAATTGACTACAACTCATAACGGCATCTCATTATCCGCTCCATTAAGTCAACATAAACAGATTGCTTGGAATGAAATTGAATCCGTAAAATTGGTTGATAACCTCCCGAAAGACAAACTCCGTATTTTCGGAACAGCAACAGAAAATTATTTAACTGGAGAATTTCAGGTTAATTCTGAACCGGCTTATTTACTTGTTTTAACAGATAAAAAACCAATTTTAGAAATCAAGACTAAAGATAAGTTGTACTACTATACAAATAAAGATAGTAGCTTAACTGAAAAATACTATCGGACTATCCAGGATACTCGAAGAAAATAA
- a CDS encoding GntR family transcriptional regulator, with product MLLEIDTQSQMPIYQQICNQLILGIATNKLRPGEILPSVRQMADEIGVNMMTVSKAYTLLKNDGYILTDRRNGTKVAEKQTIDPPFQERFSKALELLLAEASIHKLSESMVQEKVKQIYQKFEQ from the coding sequence ATGTTATTAGAAATAGATACTCAAAGCCAAATGCCGATTTATCAGCAAATATGTAACCAATTGATTCTTGGTATTGCCACAAATAAGCTGCGGCCTGGAGAAATTTTGCCATCTGTTCGACAAATGGCTGACGAAATTGGTGTAAATATGATGACTGTTTCAAAGGCTTATACGTTGTTAAAAAATGATGGCTACATTTTAACCGATCGTAGAAACGGAACCAAAGTGGCTGAAAAACAAACGATTGATCCGCCATTTCAGGAGCGTTTTTCAAAAGCGTTAGAACTTTTATTAGCTGAAGCTTCTATTCACAAACTTTCAGAAAGTATGGTACAAGAAAAAGTGAAACAGATTTATCAAAAATTTGAACAGTAA
- a CDS encoding aminopeptidase C: MSVIEPTVTQKFHDTFAKNNKHNALQRGVVKNGITASAQNQSAEVNNVPVFSVDITTGKVANQKQSGRCWMFAALNTFRHKMINSFNLKDFELSQNYTFFWDKYEKSNYFYENIIATADQELDSRKVAFLLATPQQDGGQWDMIVSLFQKYGVVPKTAMPESSNSSNSRDLNNYLNKKLRKDATVLRELIASGKTAADVQTAKEAMLEEIYNFLAISLGTPPETFDFEYRDEEKNYHLDQNLTPHSFYEKYVGVNLDDYVSIINAPTADKPYNQTYTVEMLGNVVGGKEVKYINVDMTTFKKLAIAQLEQGESVWFGCDVGQSSTRDSGIMSLDAYDMNDLFDIDFTMTKAQRLDFGESLMTHAMVLTGVDMIDGASTKWKVENSWGEKVGDKGFFVMSDAWMDEYTYQIVVRKELLSPELQEIWKQEPTVLAPWDPMGALA; encoded by the coding sequence ATGTCAGTAATCGAACCAACAGTAACACAAAAATTTCACGATACCTTTGCGAAAAACAATAAACATAATGCCTTACAACGCGGGGTTGTCAAAAATGGTATTACCGCTTCAGCTCAAAATCAAAGTGCCGAAGTAAATAATGTCCCTGTATTTTCAGTTGACATCACAACTGGAAAAGTAGCAAATCAAAAACAAAGTGGACGTTGCTGGATGTTTGCTGCATTGAATACGTTTAGACATAAAATGATCAACAGTTTTAATTTAAAAGATTTCGAACTTTCTCAAAACTATACATTTTTCTGGGATAAATATGAAAAATCAAATTACTTCTATGAAAATATTATTGCAACAGCGGATCAAGAATTAGACAGTAGAAAAGTAGCTTTCTTATTAGCAACACCTCAACAAGATGGTGGACAATGGGATATGATCGTTTCTCTTTTCCAAAAATATGGCGTCGTGCCGAAAACAGCGATGCCTGAAAGTAGCAATAGCTCAAATTCTCGTGACCTAAACAATTATTTAAACAAAAAATTAAGAAAAGATGCAACAGTTTTACGTGAGTTGATCGCGAGCGGAAAAACAGCTGCAGACGTTCAAACAGCCAAAGAAGCAATGTTAGAAGAAATCTATAACTTTTTAGCAATTTCATTAGGAACACCTCCAGAAACATTTGACTTTGAATATCGTGATGAAGAAAAAAATTATCATCTAGATCAAAATCTAACACCACACTCTTTTTATGAAAAATATGTGGGTGTGAATCTTGATGATTATGTGAGTATAATCAATGCGCCAACAGCTGACAAACCATACAATCAAACGTATACTGTAGAAATGCTTGGAAATGTTGTAGGCGGCAAAGAAGTCAAATATATCAACGTGGATATGACTACATTCAAAAAATTAGCAATTGCTCAATTAGAACAAGGAGAATCTGTTTGGTTTGGTTGCGATGTAGGTCAATCTTCAACAAGAGATAGTGGGATTATGTCTCTAGATGCGTACGACATGAATGATTTATTCGATATCGATTTCACTATGACTAAAGCACAACGTTTGGATTTTGGTGAAAGCCTAATGACTCACGCGATGGTTTTAACTGGTGTTGATATGATCGATGGTGCGTCAACTAAATGGAAAGTAGAAAATAGTTGGGGCGAAAAAGTTGGCGATAAAGGATTCTTTGTGATGAGTGATGCGTGGATGGATGAATATACGTATCAAATCGTTGTTCGTAAAGAACTTTTGTCACCAGAATTACAAGAAATATGGAAACAAGAGCCAACTGTTCTAGCACCTTGGGATCCAATGGGCGCTTTAGCGTAG
- a CDS encoding MFS transporter → MENKKTRNISWMLAAIFLGYTCIYVDKTTIGMSLVTIANDLGFDPQQKGLVLSAFFLGYTIFQIPFGYLSNKIGTRKMMITSVFLVGIFLFLFGFGFSLLYLILIRFMTGAVAHSGYPSSVSTFISQELPMEKRGPAQSTMIASSGFAAIVGPLLIAPLLLQVGWHKTYYFLGVAVLLIAVVMSFVIPKDFGGVKDQLKNKNVISFREVLKDRNVLILIFAAFFINAALYGLNGWMATYLVEAHGLALTQTAYVAAIIGFFTMAAAMLGGLIVNKYFIGKEKNVIFVATIGGGLFSVLVSIVGTFLMSMIALTFSVVFASLAFATLMSIPVKLFPSDEVSAKYATINAIGVSGGFVAPTIIGALIKLSNGTFFSSFLFIGISFVVAGGITLLVQKNNES, encoded by the coding sequence GTGGAAAATAAGAAAACAAGAAATATTAGTTGGATGCTAGCAGCTATCTTTTTGGGATACACGTGTATTTATGTAGATAAAACGACAATTGGTATGTCACTAGTAACGATTGCAAATGATTTAGGCTTTGATCCGCAGCAAAAAGGATTAGTATTGAGTGCTTTTTTTCTAGGATATACGATCTTCCAAATACCGTTTGGCTATTTATCTAATAAGATTGGAACGAGAAAAATGATGATCACCTCCGTTTTTTTAGTAGGAATTTTCCTCTTTTTATTTGGATTCGGCTTTTCTTTATTATATTTGATTTTGATCCGTTTTATGACTGGAGCTGTGGCACATTCTGGTTACCCATCTTCAGTAAGTACGTTTATTTCACAAGAACTGCCTATGGAAAAGCGAGGTCCGGCACAATCCACAATGATTGCATCATCAGGTTTTGCAGCAATCGTAGGTCCATTATTGATTGCCCCGTTATTACTGCAAGTTGGTTGGCATAAGACATATTATTTTTTAGGAGTGGCTGTTTTATTGATTGCCGTTGTAATGTCTTTTGTAATTCCTAAAGATTTTGGGGGAGTAAAAGACCAGTTAAAAAATAAGAATGTTATTTCATTTCGAGAAGTGTTGAAGGACCGAAATGTGTTGATTTTGATTTTTGCAGCATTTTTTATCAATGCTGCGCTATATGGACTCAATGGCTGGATGGCGACATATCTTGTTGAAGCACACGGGTTGGCATTAACCCAAACAGCCTATGTAGCAGCTATTATTGGTTTTTTCACAATGGCTGCAGCTATGTTGGGCGGTCTTATAGTGAATAAATATTTTATTGGAAAAGAGAAAAATGTGATTTTTGTAGCAACGATCGGTGGGGGGCTTTTTTCTGTTCTAGTTTCAATTGTCGGAACATTTTTGATGAGTATGATTGCGTTAACATTCTCTGTGGTTTTTGCTAGTTTAGCATTTGCTACGCTAATGAGTATCCCGGTGAAACTATTTCCATCGGATGAAGTATCTGCAAAATATGCAACGATCAATGCAATTGGTGTATCAGGTGGTTTCGTTGCACCTACGATTATAGGGGCTCTAATCAAACTTTCAAATGGTACTTTCTTCAGTTCCTTTTTATTTATAGGAATTTCATTCGTTGTTGCAGGAGGAATTACCTTACTGGTTCAAAAAAATAACGAATCTTAG
- the gcvT gene encoding glycine cleavage system aminomethyltransferase GcvT, with product MDLKTPLYDAHLKAGGKMVSFAGYMLPVQYKDGGVIKEHLAVRNQVGLFDVSHMGEVVYEGKDALANLQYVLTNDFSNLEIGRVRYTLMCNKNGGVIDDLLVYKCSAEKYLLVVNAANREKDVTWMKQHLFGEVEFSDQSDRFVQIALQGPNAKEIIGQLTKEEEIPKKYYSFVEDANVGSVSCILSRTGYTGEFGYELYCRPEDGLKLWDLLLKSGQKYGIIPCGLGARDTLRLEAGMPLYGHEMTEEITPLETDLSFAVKMNKKEFIGKQAILDKGEPKITRIGLQLTERGIAREGANIYFNGKKIGQITSGTMCPFINKACAMALVEKGIVEIGSPIDVEVRGKKITAEVVAIPFVKK from the coding sequence ATGGATTTAAAAACACCTTTATACGATGCACATCTTAAAGCAGGCGGGAAAATGGTTTCATTTGCTGGCTACATGCTACCTGTCCAATATAAAGATGGCGGTGTGATCAAAGAACATTTAGCCGTTCGAAATCAAGTAGGACTATTCGATGTTTCCCATATGGGGGAAGTTGTTTATGAAGGAAAAGATGCGTTAGCAAATTTGCAGTATGTATTAACAAATGATTTTAGTAATTTGGAAATTGGTCGTGTTAGATACACTTTGATGTGTAACAAAAACGGCGGTGTAATTGATGATTTACTCGTATATAAATGTAGCGCTGAAAAATATTTATTAGTGGTCAATGCAGCAAATAGAGAAAAAGATGTAACTTGGATGAAACAGCACTTATTCGGTGAAGTTGAGTTTTCAGATCAATCAGATCGGTTTGTTCAGATTGCATTACAAGGACCAAATGCCAAAGAAATTATTGGACAACTAACCAAAGAGGAAGAGATTCCTAAAAAGTATTATAGCTTTGTTGAAGACGCTAATGTTGGGAGTGTGTCCTGTATTTTGTCGCGAACAGGCTATACAGGTGAATTTGGATATGAATTATACTGTCGACCAGAAGATGGACTTAAATTATGGGACTTGTTATTAAAATCAGGTCAAAAATATGGCATTATTCCATGCGGATTGGGCGCTCGTGATACGTTACGATTAGAAGCTGGAATGCCGCTTTATGGTCACGAAATGACGGAAGAAATCACGCCACTTGAAACGGATCTGAGCTTTGCTGTCAAAATGAATAAAAAAGAATTCATCGGTAAACAAGCAATCCTTGATAAAGGAGAGCCCAAAATCACTAGAATCGGTCTACAGCTAACAGAAAGAGGAATCGCACGTGAAGGGGCGAATATTTATTTCAATGGTAAAAAAATTGGACAAATAACCTCTGGTACAATGTGTCCGTTTATTAATAAAGCTTGTGCGATGGCTTTAGTTGAAAAAGGCATCGTAGAAATAGGTTCACCTATTGATGTAGAGGTAAGGGGCAAGAAAATTACAGCTGAAGTTGTCGCAATACCGTTTGTAAAAAAATAA
- the gcvH gene encoding glycine cleavage system protein GcvH: MANTAEMKFSKSHEWVLFDGDKVRIGLSDYAQDQLGDIVFIDLPDEGDEVIKGESFADIESVKAVSEAYSPITATVSAINEELMDSPELINSAPLESWLIEVEGVEEIEDLLSADEYKKFCEESEEA, encoded by the coding sequence ATGGCAAATACAGCAGAAATGAAGTTTTCAAAATCACATGAGTGGGTACTGTTTGATGGAGATAAAGTAAGGATCGGCCTTTCCGATTATGCACAAGATCAGTTAGGGGATATTGTTTTTATTGATTTACCAGATGAAGGCGACGAGGTAATCAAAGGTGAGTCATTTGCTGATATTGAGTCTGTTAAAGCTGTATCAGAAGCATATTCTCCAATCACAGCGACGGTTTCAGCAATCAATGAAGAGTTGATGGATAGTCCAGAACTGATTAATTCAGCACCTTTAGAGTCATGGTTGATCGAGGTGGAAGGAGTCGAAGAAATCGAAGACTTACTGAGCGCTGATGAATACAAGAAATTCTGCGAAGAATCTGAGGAGGCATAA
- the gcvPA gene encoding aminomethyl-transferring glycine dehydrogenase subunit GcvPA, translating to MGNYLGSTEQQQQEMLKTIGLKEMSDLYQVLPKEMIVEKLDIPAGKSEFEVRRILENMGKKNKVFSSIFRGAGAYNHYIPAIVKQISAKEEFMTSYTPYQPEISQGLLQSIFEYQTMICEITGMDATNASVYDGATAAAEAINMCLEKKRLKVLISETTNPMTIQTALTYFSSRDIEFIMIPEKDGLTDLAVLQEKLDDTSACFIVQQPNYYGGIEPVEAIAEMVHTAKAKFIMSVNPVASTILKTAGEVNADIAVGDSQPFGLPLAFGGPYIGFIATKEKLIRKLPGRIAGETVDEAGNRAFVLTLQAREQHIRREKAASNICSNQALCALTNAVYMSTMGARGIQEVAEQCYSKAHYFADQLSQINGVKRNNENPFFHEFVTTFPVATESILAKLEEHDILGGYPTEQGLLWCVTEMNTKEQIDEAVELVKEVCVQ from the coding sequence ATGGGTAACTATCTTGGATCAACAGAACAACAACAACAAGAAATGCTAAAGACGATCGGCTTAAAAGAGATGAGCGATCTTTATCAAGTTCTTCCAAAGGAAATGATCGTAGAAAAACTAGATATTCCAGCAGGGAAGTCAGAGTTTGAAGTGCGACGTATTTTGGAAAACATGGGGAAGAAGAATAAAGTTTTCTCAAGTATTTTTCGTGGTGCAGGTGCGTATAATCACTATATCCCGGCTATTGTAAAACAAATCTCAGCGAAAGAAGAATTCATGACATCATACACACCTTATCAACCTGAAATCAGTCAAGGCTTATTGCAGTCGATTTTTGAATATCAAACGATGATTTGTGAAATCACTGGAATGGATGCTACGAACGCTTCTGTTTATGATGGTGCAACAGCGGCAGCAGAAGCAATCAATATGTGTTTAGAGAAAAAACGGTTGAAAGTGCTGATTTCAGAAACGACTAATCCCATGACGATCCAAACTGCATTGACCTATTTTAGTTCTAGAGATATTGAATTTATCATGATTCCAGAAAAAGACGGGCTGACCGATTTAGCTGTTTTACAAGAAAAATTAGATGATACAAGTGCTTGTTTCATCGTTCAACAGCCAAATTATTATGGCGGGATCGAGCCTGTGGAAGCGATAGCTGAAATGGTTCACACAGCAAAAGCTAAGTTCATTATGAGCGTGAACCCAGTTGCTAGTACAATTTTGAAAACAGCTGGCGAAGTTAATGCTGATATTGCAGTAGGAGATTCACAACCATTTGGGTTGCCGTTAGCTTTTGGTGGACCCTATATTGGTTTTATTGCTACCAAAGAAAAATTGATTCGAAAATTACCAGGTCGTATCGCTGGAGAAACGGTAGATGAAGCTGGTAACCGTGCGTTCGTTTTAACGTTGCAAGCACGTGAACAGCATATCCGCAGAGAGAAAGCAGCTTCTAATATCTGCTCAAATCAAGCACTTTGCGCGTTAACGAATGCTGTTTACATGAGTACGATGGGTGCACGCGGGATTCAAGAAGTAGCAGAGCAATGTTATAGTAAAGCACACTATTTTGCTGATCAATTAAGTCAAATCAATGGCGTAAAACGAAATAATGAGAACCCTTTTTTCCATGAATTCGTTACAACATTTCCAGTAGCAACTGAATCTATACTAGCTAAATTAGAAGAACATGATATTTTAGGTGGTTATCCTACAGAGCAAGGGTTATTATGGTGTGTTACAGAAATGAATACTAAAGAACAAATAGATGAAGCCGTTGAATTGGTGAAGGAGGTATGTGTTCAATGA
- the gcvPB gene encoding aminomethyl-transferring glycine dehydrogenase subunit GcvPB, protein MKLIFERSVEGYYNEMISPCDVPTTDLPEELKRQTELNLPSLPQPEISRHYTELANATFGINNGFYPLGSCTMKYNPKINDEMAAFPAFAAIHPLQPEHTVQGSLEVFTMTEMLLKEITGMNAITFQPAAGAHGEFTSLLMIKAYHEKNGQGQRNKIIVPDSAHGTNPASVAMTGMTTVNIPSDKYGCVDIEALKAAVGEDTAGLMLTNPNTAGIFDKNILEITKIVHDAGGLNYYDGANLNAIMGVARPGDMGFDIIHLNLHKTFSTPHGGGGPGSGAVGCKTLLKPFLPNYYPVKEGSQITFTKPEYSIGMVKGFYGQFSVFLRALTYILFLGSEGISSASKSAVLNANYMLHELKDIFEVPYGESCMHEFVMSLDKLKKETGVSALDVAKGILDHNMYPPTMYFPLTVPEALMVEPPETESKERMDDAIAVYRKLYEEAHKNPEAFHAYPLHAQIHRVDEVRAARHPIVRYDFKAN, encoded by the coding sequence ATGAAATTGATTTTTGAACGTAGCGTAGAAGGATATTATAATGAAATGATTTCACCTTGTGATGTGCCGACTACCGATCTCCCAGAAGAACTAAAACGTCAAACAGAACTGAATCTACCTTCACTTCCTCAACCGGAAATCAGCCGTCATTACACAGAATTAGCCAATGCAACTTTTGGAATCAATAATGGATTTTACCCACTGGGCTCATGTACGATGAAATATAATCCTAAAATAAACGACGAAATGGCCGCTTTTCCAGCTTTCGCTGCTATTCATCCATTGCAGCCGGAACATACTGTTCAAGGATCACTAGAAGTTTTTACCATGACAGAAATGCTGCTAAAAGAAATTACTGGAATGAATGCGATTACTTTTCAACCAGCAGCTGGAGCTCATGGGGAGTTTACGAGTTTATTGATGATCAAAGCATATCATGAAAAAAATGGTCAGGGGCAAAGAAATAAAATTATTGTACCTGATTCTGCTCACGGAACAAATCCTGCAAGTGTGGCGATGACTGGCATGACTACGGTCAACATTCCTTCCGATAAATACGGATGTGTCGATATCGAGGCCTTAAAAGCTGCAGTTGGAGAAGACACGGCCGGCTTGATGCTGACAAACCCTAATACAGCAGGGATTTTTGATAAAAATATTTTAGAAATCACAAAAATCGTTCATGATGCTGGTGGGTTGAATTATTATGATGGTGCAAATTTAAATGCCATTATGGGTGTTGCACGTCCGGGAGATATGGGGTTTGATATCATTCATTTAAATTTACACAAAACTTTTTCAACTCCGCATGGCGGCGGTGGACCAGGGTCTGGCGCTGTAGGGTGTAAAACTTTATTAAAACCATTTTTACCTAATTATTATCCAGTCAAAGAAGGTTCGCAAATCACTTTTACCAAACCGGAGTATTCAATTGGGATGGTTAAAGGATTTTATGGTCAGTTTTCGGTGTTCTTGCGGGCATTGACTTATATCTTATTTCTAGGATCAGAGGGGATCTCATCAGCTTCTAAAAGTGCAGTGTTGAACGCTAATTATATGCTCCATGAATTAAAAGATATTTTTGAAGTGCCATATGGTGAATCTTGTATGCATGAGTTTGTTATGAGTTTAGATAAATTGAAGAAAGAAACAGGTGTTTCAGCATTAGATGTAGCTAAAGGAATTCTGGATCATAATATGTATCCACCAACAATGTATTTCCCACTGACGGTGCCAGAAGCGTTAATGGTAGAACCTCCTGAAACTGAGTCAAAAGAACGAATGGATGATGCAATTGCAGTTTACCGTAAGCTTTATGAAGAGGCACATAAAAATCCAGAAGCCTTTCATGCTTACCCATTACACGCGCAAATCCATCGAGTAGACGAAGTAAGAGCGGCTAGACATCCAATTGTTCGGTATGATTTTAAAGCGAATTAA
- the lpdA gene encoding dihydrolipoyl dehydrogenase has translation MKYDLIVVGAGPGGYVAAIKAAQLGMKVALVENDRVGGTCLNKGCIPTKTLLHSAETVREIKNASENGIKVSNLQINMEELYAKKNKVVDNLVQGIEGLVKANKIELIFGKAQVIKAGVIKIDETTYETKKIMIATGSTPTIPPIPGIDLPGVLTSNELLTEPNDYKKMTIIGGGVIGVEFAMIFNELGCEVTIIETAATLLPNFDNEISKKLALVLKKQGIKVVTKAVVTTIFRDQYLTCTYTTKGKENTVEADAILIATGRKSNFEGVFAPELNVKIENQSIWVDDYFETSIKGIYAIGDVASRGIQLAHLASAQGVNAVLAMNQLPVEYDLNVVPSCVYTTPEIASVGITETRAKDQNSSVIVGKYNMAGNGKTMIAGASLGFIKVIADAQSKKIIGAQLMCDRATDMISEFTTAIVNGLTINEVTAIIHPHPTYNEGIGEAYENLQGLGIHTIPKK, from the coding sequence GTGAAGTATGATTTGATTGTGGTCGGTGCGGGTCCAGGTGGTTATGTTGCGGCAATCAAAGCAGCTCAGTTGGGCATGAAAGTAGCGCTTGTTGAAAATGATCGTGTTGGTGGTACTTGTTTAAATAAAGGGTGTATTCCAACTAAAACATTATTACATTCGGCTGAAACAGTCCGTGAAATCAAAAACGCTAGCGAAAATGGTATCAAGGTCAGTAATCTTCAAATCAATATGGAAGAACTCTATGCGAAGAAAAATAAAGTCGTCGATAATCTAGTTCAAGGAATTGAAGGCTTAGTCAAAGCAAATAAAATCGAATTGATTTTTGGGAAAGCTCAAGTTATCAAAGCAGGTGTAATCAAAATAGATGAAACTACTTACGAGACCAAAAAAATCATGATTGCGACAGGTTCCACCCCAACTATTCCACCGATCCCAGGAATTGATCTACCAGGCGTATTAACGAGCAATGAACTTTTAACAGAACCAAATGATTATAAAAAAATGACTATTATCGGCGGTGGCGTGATCGGTGTAGAGTTTGCTATGATTTTTAATGAGTTGGGCTGTGAAGTAACGATTATTGAAACGGCGGCTACATTATTACCGAATTTTGATAATGAGATTTCAAAGAAATTAGCGTTGGTTTTGAAGAAACAAGGCATCAAAGTGGTTACAAAGGCCGTTGTTACAACTATTTTTAGAGATCAGTATTTGACATGTACTTACACTACCAAAGGGAAAGAAAATACTGTAGAAGCTGATGCAATTTTGATTGCTACAGGTCGGAAATCAAATTTTGAAGGGGTTTTTGCACCAGAGTTGAATGTGAAAATTGAAAATCAAAGCATTTGGGTTGATGATTATTTTGAAACATCCATCAAAGGTATTTATGCGATTGGAGATGTAGCGAGTCGTGGCATACAACTCGCACATTTGGCTTCTGCTCAAGGTGTGAATGCTGTTTTAGCAATGAATCAACTTCCTGTTGAGTATGACTTAAATGTTGTTCCTTCTTGTGTCTATACAACACCGGAAATCGCGTCTGTTGGTATCACAGAAACTAGGGCAAAAGATCAAAACAGTTCAGTAATAGTCGGCAAATACAATATGGCAGGCAATGGGAAGACGATGATTGCAGGGGCTTCTTTAGGCTTTATCAAAGTCATTGCAGATGCACAGAGCAAAAAAATTATTGGCGCACAGTTGATGTGTGATCGAGCAACGGACATGATCAGTGAGTTTACAACTGCGATTGTTAATGGATTAACGATTAATGAAGTGACTGCCATCATTCATCCGCATCCAACTTATAATGAAGGTATAGGAGAAGCGTATGAGAATCTTCAAGGTCTTGGAATCCACACAATTCCTAAAAAATAA